The following are encoded together in the Rana temporaria chromosome 12, aRanTem1.1, whole genome shotgun sequence genome:
- the PHOSPHO1 gene encoding phosphoethanolamine/phosphocholine phosphatase translates to MASRLKYLLVFDFDETIVNENSDDSVVQVAPEEELPDWLRETFQEGFYNQYMQRVFKYLGDKGVKLTDLRAVYEKIPLSPGMPTLFRFLTKNQDRFEIILISDANVFGIESNVKGYGYHSLFRRVISNPTTLEKNGYLTLGPYHTHSCPQCPANMCKRKILSEYLAERAQEGVKFESLLYVGDGANDFCPSVIFTSTDVTFPRKSYPMHKLIRKMEEKQKGSFKAKVVPWESADVVAQYLQALLNKY, encoded by the coding sequence ATGGCATCTAGACTGAAATACCTCCTGGTTTTCGACTTTGATGAGACCATTGTCAATGAAAACAGTGATGACTCGGTGGTTCAGGTGGCACCTGAAGAGGAGCTACCTGACTGGTTACGGGAGACCTTCCAAGAAGGCTTTTACAACCAGTATATGCAAAGAGTGTTCAAGTATCTTGGAGATAAAGGTGTGAAGTTGACGGACCTCAGAGCAGTGTACGAGAAGATCCCTCTTTCTCCTGGAATGCCCACCCTCTTCCGATTCCTGACCAAGAACCAAGATCGATTTGAGATTATCCTAATTTCAGATGCCAACGTGTTTGGGATTGAGAGCAACGTGAAAGGTTACGGCTATCATTCTCTATTCCGAAGGGTCATTAGCAACCCTACTACGCTGGAGAAGAACGGATACTTGACTCTAGGTCCGTACCACACCCATAGTTGCCCCCAGTGTCCAGCAAACATGTGCAAGAGGAAGATCTTATCTGAATACCTTGCTGAAAGGGCTCAAGAAGGAGTCAAGTTTGAAAGCCTGTTGTACGTCGGAGATGGAGCCAACGATTTCTGCCCGTCTGTCATATTCACATCCACAGACGTCACCTTCCCTCGAAAGAGTTATCCCATGcacaagttgatccgaaaaatgGAAGAAAAGCAGAAAGGATCCTTTAAGGCTAAAGTGGTCCCTTGGGAATCTGCTGATGTGGTGGCACAGTACCTCCAGGCTCTCTTGAACAAGTATTAA